A part of Bacteroidia bacterium genomic DNA contains:
- a CDS encoding penicillin acylase family protein, with amino-acid sequence MKILRFSLIAILAIVLICIAGGYIFVSSTAPEYDGAFASEEISDSVEIFYDDFGVPHIYGQNETDVYFALGYVHAKDRLFQMELIRRVAEGRLAETFGPDLIKADLLFRTLGIHQHSTTAAKKFRSNPDQPWVKAATAYLNGVNAFVETGETPIEYTILGLEKQPFTVEFLYDVSGYMAFGFAEGLKEEPLVNKILQLYGEDYLRDLNLNVQGNQAKIPWHFGDSSLQKPSLAASIDQVLNQLPIGSFIGSNAWVLSPQKSASGKVIFANDPHIGYGQPAVWYEAHIETPEFMLYGNHLAGFPFAPIGHTRSHAIGLTMFENDDTHLYREKVNPENTDQVWANDHWENLTIREEVIHVKGKEDTTINVQISRHGPVINHLYAPVAEVDTMPVSLWWSYLQTEPRVLEGAYGFAHAHSMEELKESVAIVHAPGLNVMYGDTAGNVAWWTTGHLVRYADHVNTKLMLDGASGKDEPLEVLPFASHPQSENPPTGYVYSANNQPEAVDGFLIPGYYVPEIRARRITSLLDNQAVWSAEEVRDMANDDTTPAYPEILKTILPLIDKEKNSSAIAQTAIEIMQKWDGSHGLDEVGPTLFYKLTNRMMYLAMMDELGEKDYLAISTTHLIKRSLPYFLANDSSLWWDNLLTADMKESRTDICNQAFSEALAELETLLGNDVNEWKWAKIHTVEHEHPLGKQPPLDKLFNVGPFPIAGGQEVINNTGFSNSPSGFYKAKMGPSRRAVIDFADIEHAQTILPTGQSGNPMSPHYSDQAEMYLRGEYRTMLTNRKEIGEKQKNHFWMTGK; translated from the coding sequence ATGAAAATACTACGCTTCTCCCTGATTGCCATTCTGGCAATTGTCCTGATCTGTATCGCCGGTGGATATATTTTTGTTTCCTCCACCGCCCCTGAATATGACGGTGCTTTTGCCTCTGAGGAAATCTCTGATTCTGTTGAAATTTTCTACGACGACTTTGGGGTTCCTCATATCTATGGACAAAATGAGACCGACGTCTATTTTGCACTGGGATATGTCCACGCCAAAGATCGGCTGTTTCAGATGGAGCTGATCCGCCGTGTGGCGGAAGGGCGGCTGGCCGAAACCTTCGGCCCTGACCTGATCAAAGCAGATCTGCTTTTTCGCACCCTCGGCATTCATCAACATTCGACAACTGCCGCAAAAAAATTTCGGTCAAACCCTGATCAACCCTGGGTAAAAGCGGCGACCGCCTACCTGAATGGCGTCAACGCTTTTGTAGAAACAGGAGAAACTCCAATTGAATATACAATCCTTGGCCTTGAAAAACAGCCATTTACCGTCGAATTTCTCTATGATGTCTCCGGTTACATGGCTTTTGGTTTTGCTGAAGGTCTTAAGGAAGAACCTCTGGTCAACAAAATTTTGCAACTGTATGGCGAAGATTATCTTCGCGACCTGAACCTCAACGTACAGGGCAACCAGGCAAAAATTCCCTGGCATTTTGGGGACAGCTCCCTGCAAAAACCCTCTCTTGCGGCTTCCATTGACCAGGTGCTCAATCAGCTGCCTATTGGCTCATTCATAGGAAGTAATGCATGGGTACTCAGCCCTCAAAAATCTGCTTCCGGAAAAGTTATTTTCGCCAATGACCCTCATATCGGTTATGGCCAACCCGCTGTATGGTATGAAGCGCATATCGAAACTCCGGAGTTTATGCTGTACGGAAATCATCTTGCCGGTTTTCCCTTTGCCCCCATTGGCCATACCAGAAGTCATGCGATCGGACTCACGATGTTTGAAAATGATGATACGCATCTTTACCGGGAGAAGGTCAATCCCGAAAATACCGATCAGGTTTGGGCAAATGATCACTGGGAAAATCTCACCATCAGGGAGGAGGTTATCCATGTCAAAGGAAAAGAGGATACAACGATCAACGTGCAGATTTCACGCCACGGGCCTGTGATCAATCATTTATATGCACCGGTTGCCGAAGTGGATACTATGCCGGTTTCACTCTGGTGGAGTTATCTTCAGACAGAACCGCGGGTGCTGGAAGGCGCTTATGGCTTTGCTCATGCACATTCCATGGAAGAGTTGAAAGAAAGCGTGGCCATTGTTCACGCACCCGGGCTCAATGTCATGTATGGTGATACGGCAGGGAATGTCGCGTGGTGGACGACCGGGCATCTGGTCAGGTATGCCGATCATGTCAACACAAAACTTATGCTCGACGGAGCATCGGGCAAAGATGAACCGCTGGAGGTATTGCCTTTTGCTTCACATCCGCAAAGCGAAAATCCCCCCACGGGATATGTATATTCCGCCAATAACCAGCCGGAGGCAGTGGATGGCTTCCTGATACCGGGTTATTATGTGCCCGAAATCCGTGCCCGGAGAATCACAAGCCTGCTGGATAATCAAGCGGTATGGTCCGCAGAAGAAGTACGGGATATGGCCAATGATGATACCACTCCGGCTTACCCTGAAATACTGAAAACCATTCTCCCATTGATTGATAAAGAAAAGAACTCATCCGCCATTGCACAAACAGCTATCGAAATCATGCAAAAATGGGATGGAAGTCATGGATTGGATGAGGTCGGCCCTACCCTGTTTTACAAGCTTACCAACCGCATGATGTATCTGGCCATGATGGACGAGTTGGGCGAAAAGGACTATTTGGCTATCTCGACTACACACCTGATCAAAAGATCCCTTCCTTACTTTCTGGCCAATGACTCCTCGCTCTGGTGGGACAACCTGCTGACCGCAGATATGAAGGAAAGTCGTACAGACATCTGCAACCAGGCATTTTCTGAAGCTTTGGCTGAACTGGAAACTTTGCTGGGCAATGATGTCAATGAATGGAAATGGGCAAAAATCCACACAGTTGAACATGAGCATCCACTCGGAAAACAGCCTCCGCTTGACAAATTATTTAATGTCGGCCCCTTCCCTATCGCTGGTGGTCAGGAAGTGATCAATAATACCGGCTTTTCCAATTCTCCATCAGGTTTTTACAAAGCCAAAATGGGCCCGTCCCGAAGGGCCGTAATAGATTTTGCAGATATAGAACACGCGCAGACTATATTGCCAACGGGGCAGTCCGGCAACCCCATGAGTCCGCACTACAGCGACCAGGCAGAGATGTATTTACGGGGCGAATACCGGACCATGTTGACCAACCGGAAGGAAATCGGGGAAAAACAAAAAAATCATTTCTGGATGACTGGAAAATAG
- a CDS encoding ATP-binding protein, whose amino-acid sequence MDFWEKIKNDSSVSNELKEEAHALFLSMENENIRQKFIIEKLRENKKITENFLSKTVEEIEEKNKELYQNTREMQRINEQLSETNKELAQFAYIISHDLQEPLRTILNFVELLERKKRDSLDDAAKEYLSFISQSSIRMSNQIRAILEYSRIGKVGSKCEVDCNTLVDDVLTDMSSLVSEKQAVIRKAPLPVVLGYQNELHSLFQNLLSNSLKYSKDDIIPEVYIDCKASWNAWEFSITDNGIGFNPEYRDRIFIIFQRLNHSAKMEGSGIGLSRCKKIIELHDGKIWAESTPGEGSTFYFTIPQMIVE is encoded by the coding sequence ATGGATTTTTGGGAGAAAATAAAAAATGATTCATCTGTTTCCAATGAGTTAAAAGAGGAGGCGCATGCGCTTTTTCTTTCCATGGAAAACGAGAATATCCGCCAAAAATTCATCATTGAGAAATTGCGGGAAAACAAAAAAATCACAGAAAATTTTTTAAGCAAAACGGTTGAGGAGATCGAGGAGAAAAATAAAGAACTTTACCAAAATACACGGGAAATGCAGCGGATAAACGAACAACTTTCAGAGACAAATAAAGAGTTGGCTCAGTTTGCCTATATTATTTCTCACGATCTTCAGGAACCCCTTCGTACGATTTTAAACTTTGTAGAGCTTCTGGAAAGAAAAAAAAGAGATTCTCTGGATGATGCAGCGAAAGAGTATCTGTCGTTCATTTCTCAATCGAGTATTCGCATGAGTAATCAGATCAGGGCAATCCTTGAATATTCAAGGATTGGCAAAGTCGGATCCAAATGTGAAGTTGATTGCAATACTTTGGTTGATGATGTGCTTACAGATATGTCCAGCCTTGTATCAGAGAAGCAGGCAGTTATCAGGAAGGCGCCCCTGCCTGTTGTATTAGGCTATCAAAACGAACTGCATTCTCTGTTTCAAAATCTCCTCTCCAATTCTTTAAAATATTCAAAAGATGATATTATCCCTGAAGTGTATATTGACTGCAAAGCTTCATGGAACGCATGGGAGTTTTCCATCACTGATAATGGAATAGGTTTTAACCCCGAATATAGAGATCGGATTTTTATCATATTCCAAAGATTAAATCATTCCGCCAAAATGGAGGGGTCCGGAATCGGGCTTTCGCGTTGCAAAAAAATCATAGAGCTTCATGATGGGAAAATATGGGCTGAATCTACTCCCGGTGAGGGCAGTACTTTTTACTTCACTATTCCCCAAATGATTGTTGAATGA
- a CDS encoding energy transducer TonB produces the protein MSQAIRASLDEMVFEDREKRYGAYFLRKKYPRHLMVGTAIIGIAAVLFTFAPLIAKGLGIKGEVKESKSLSVTINMEDLPPPPAIDEDKPPPPPPPKVPPPQVKTVAFQIPEPTPEDELEDEDRTIAEVDELKEAPNIGLEDKEGADEGFFDGEIDADGDVPEVIVEQEPEINAFIFAEEEPQPINMDDIKKLIGYPQIARDAGIEGSVVVRVLVDKKGNYAKHRVINQVHPILEKAVTDHVNKLRFTPAIQGGKPIQFWVNIPFNFKLLN, from the coding sequence ATGTCTCAGGCAATCAGAGCATCTTTAGACGAAATGGTCTTTGAAGATCGTGAGAAGCGGTATGGCGCATATTTTCTTCGGAAAAAATACCCACGCCACCTCATGGTCGGTACGGCCATTATTGGAATCGCTGCTGTTCTGTTTACCTTTGCTCCCCTTATCGCCAAAGGTCTTGGTATTAAGGGAGAGGTAAAGGAGAGCAAAAGCCTTTCTGTGACAATCAATATGGAGGACCTCCCACCGCCACCGGCGATTGACGAGGACAAACCACCACCACCACCGCCACCAAAGGTTCCGCCACCACAGGTAAAAACGGTCGCTTTCCAGATTCCCGAACCAACTCCGGAAGATGAACTGGAAGACGAAGACCGGACAATCGCTGAAGTGGATGAACTGAAGGAAGCTCCAAATATCGGTCTCGAAGACAAAGAAGGTGCTGATGAAGGCTTCTTTGATGGTGAGATTGATGCTGACGGTGACGTACCTGAAGTAATCGTTGAACAGGAACCTGAAATCAACGCATTCATCTTCGCGGAAGAAGAACCACAGCCTATCAATATGGATGATATCAAGAAATTGATCGGTTATCCGCAAATCGCCCGGGATGCCGGTATCGAAGGTAGTGTGGTCGTAAGGGTTCTCGTTGATAAAAAAGGGAACTATGCCAAACACCGCGTAATCAATCAGGTACACCCCATTCTTGAAAAAGCTGTAACGGATCATGTAAACAAGCTCCGCTTTACTCCCGCTATTCAAGGTGGAAAACCGATTCAGTTCTGGGTGAATATCCCCTTCAACTTTAAGCTTCTGAACTAG
- a CDS encoding FIST N-terminal domain-containing protein: MNVISISATSIEQLASQIKSVIHHQFQPTIAIGFSSPDFPFEDSLSIFRENHIELIGCTTSGEILDNAILSNTFSVLLMDFNRSYFKTVQFEHTDVEAYSSGEKLYEIADQTFQNPGIILFISGVRVVGDGPVEGIRKNITREIPIYGGLAGDNIQHNNTCTFTHESVSNFGVSALILDTDKIQMKGLAVSGWKPLGKTHTVTKADKNIIYEIDGLPALDLFLNYFGNIEYKLANNDGLYTIPGQYPLKIFQNDGTSYLRSLLIYDTENRALLAAGKINTGVNFKFCPPPDISVVDDTVRQFQEFSETFSDIDALVMVSCKGRHTSLGPMLEDEVKFIHEIWNVPMAGFLSNGEIGNSAINGDCAFHNVTCSLFSLKAM; encoded by the coding sequence ATGAACGTGATTTCCATTTCCGCTACATCAATAGAGCAATTGGCGTCTCAAATCAAATCAGTTATTCACCATCAGTTTCAGCCAACCATAGCCATAGGATTTAGTTCTCCTGATTTCCCATTTGAAGATAGCCTCAGTATTTTTCGTGAAAACCATATAGAGCTGATTGGCTGTACGACCTCGGGAGAAATATTGGATAATGCCATATTGAGCAACACTTTTTCTGTTTTATTGATGGACTTCAATCGGTCCTACTTTAAAACTGTTCAGTTTGAGCATACTGACGTAGAGGCCTACTCTTCAGGAGAGAAATTGTACGAAATTGCAGATCAGACTTTCCAAAATCCTGGAATTATCTTGTTTATCAGTGGTGTAAGAGTAGTAGGTGATGGGCCGGTAGAGGGCATACGGAAAAATATTACCAGAGAAATTCCAATTTATGGGGGATTGGCCGGAGACAATATTCAGCATAATAATACTTGCACGTTCACGCATGAAAGCGTCAGCAATTTTGGTGTTTCTGCCCTTATACTCGATACAGATAAAATACAGATGAAAGGCCTTGCGGTAAGTGGATGGAAGCCGCTTGGAAAAACTCATACGGTAACTAAAGCCGACAAAAACATCATCTATGAAATAGACGGTCTGCCTGCACTAGATCTGTTTTTAAATTATTTTGGAAATATCGAATACAAACTCGCCAACAATGACGGCCTTTATACCATTCCAGGCCAATATCCGCTTAAAATTTTCCAGAATGATGGCACCAGCTATCTGCGCTCGCTATTGATTTATGATACGGAAAACCGAGCGCTTTTGGCAGCAGGAAAAATAAATACAGGGGTAAATTTCAAATTCTGTCCGCCACCTGATATTTCCGTGGTGGATGATACGGTCCGGCAGTTTCAAGAATTCAGTGAAACCTTCTCTGATATAGATGCTTTGGTAATGGTATCATGCAAAGGGCGGCATACATCTCTGGGGCCTATGCTGGAGGATGAGGTAAAATTTATACACGAAATTTGGAACGTTCCAATGGCAGGATTTCTGTCAAATGGAGAAATTGGAAACAGCGCAATCAACGGGGATTGTGCATTTCACAATGTAACTTGTTCTCTATTCAGTCTGAAAGCAATGTAA
- a CDS encoding biopolymer transporter ExbD, which translates to MADVDTGSKGGGRSKKGGPKTKKKSTRIDMTAMVDVAFLLLTFFVLTATMASSSVMELTMPPKVPEDQIDDLHVDILEDKIMTIVLDENDIVKYYIGITEPEILETNFSDDGLRKVLLSHIYYGKTIGAPLCKDVNGAKGCWDPIFVIKPRKQSRYKNLVDLLDELAITQAPKYAIDKFTPDDSLRLIGEFVPKEPKK; encoded by the coding sequence ATGGCTGATGTAGATACCGGGTCTAAAGGCGGTGGGCGATCAAAAAAAGGTGGTCCCAAAACCAAAAAGAAGTCTACAAGGATTGACATGACCGCGATGGTGGATGTGGCCTTCCTTCTTCTTACCTTCTTCGTTCTCACCGCTACCATGGCAAGTTCTTCTGTAATGGAACTCACCATGCCCCCTAAAGTACCTGAAGATCAAATAGATGATCTTCACGTAGATATTCTCGAAGATAAGATCATGACCATCGTTCTCGATGAAAACGATATCGTTAAATACTATATCGGGATCACAGAACCTGAAATTCTTGAGACAAATTTCTCCGATGATGGGTTGCGAAAAGTGTTGTTGAGCCATATTTATTATGGAAAAACCATTGGTGCGCCACTTTGTAAAGATGTTAACGGTGCAAAAGGATGCTGGGACCCGATCTTTGTGATCAAACCCCGCAAACAAAGCCGCTACAAAAATCTGGTGGACCTGCTCGACGAACTTGCGATTACGCAAGCACCCAAGTACGCGATTGATAAGTTTACTCCGGACGATAGTCTTCGTCTGATTGGTGAATTTGTCCCGAAAGAACCGAAAAAGTAA
- a CDS encoding THUMP domain-containing protein, with translation MNPLSESFPLIATTQFGLEEILAEELRTIGAQDVLVLNRAVRFSGDKALMYKANLCLRTALRILVPIFDFEADNDDLLYRRVQEFDWTSIMGNDHTFAIHAAVSSPHFPHSQYAALKTKDAIVDQFRAKTGKRPSIDLQNPHFRINLHIAGNKVSLALDSSGESLHRRGYRNQGHIAPLNEVLAAGLIMLAEWNGQGNFVDPMCGSGTLPVEAALIATHTPPGIFRRNFGFRSWRDYDYPLWQKVKNEARRKQKPFSGLIEGSDISPQNLEIAQACAKAAGMEKIIRFSQQDFLTRPAPENGGTLIMNPPYGERIEQTDIEGFYQNIGDRMKKAWAGYKVWIVSSNHPAMKSIGLRPDKKLHVFNGALPCRFHCYSIFEGSRKQV, from the coding sequence ATGAATCCCCTTTCTGAATCGTTTCCACTGATCGCTACCACCCAATTTGGGCTTGAGGAAATCCTGGCAGAAGAGCTCCGCACAATCGGTGCGCAGGATGTACTTGTCCTCAACCGTGCTGTGCGCTTTTCCGGTGACAAGGCGTTGATGTATAAAGCCAACCTCTGCCTACGCACAGCCTTGCGTATCCTTGTGCCTATTTTTGACTTTGAAGCTGACAACGACGATTTGCTGTACCGCCGGGTGCAGGAGTTTGATTGGACTTCCATCATGGGAAATGACCACACTTTTGCCATTCACGCGGCCGTATCTTCTCCTCATTTTCCGCACTCTCAATATGCTGCTCTCAAAACCAAGGATGCAATCGTGGATCAATTCCGTGCAAAAACCGGAAAAAGGCCGTCCATAGATCTGCAAAATCCGCACTTTCGCATCAACCTTCATATCGCCGGCAACAAGGTTTCTCTCGCGCTCGACAGTTCCGGGGAATCTCTTCACCGGCGTGGTTACCGAAACCAGGGACATATTGCGCCTCTCAACGAAGTCTTAGCCGCAGGTCTGATTATGCTGGCCGAATGGAACGGTCAGGGCAATTTTGTGGACCCTATGTGCGGATCGGGAACCCTGCCCGTAGAAGCTGCCCTCATTGCCACCCATACTCCGCCAGGCATTTTTCGCCGCAACTTTGGCTTCCGCTCCTGGCGCGACTATGATTATCCGCTCTGGCAAAAAGTCAAAAACGAAGCGCGAAGAAAACAGAAACCTTTTTCCGGACTCATCGAAGGGTCTGATATTTCTCCACAAAATCTTGAAATCGCCCAGGCATGTGCAAAGGCTGCCGGAATGGAAAAAATTATCCGATTTTCTCAACAGGATTTTCTTACCCGCCCTGCACCCGAAAATGGTGGAACGCTCATTATGAATCCGCCTTACGGTGAAAGAATCGAACAGACAGATATTGAAGGGTTCTACCAAAACATCGGAGACCGGATGAAAAAAGCCTGGGCTGGCTATAAGGTCTGGATCGTCAGTTCCAACCATCCTGCGATGAAAAGTATCGGACTTCGCCCCGATAAAAAACTTCATGTGTTCAATGGCGCACTCCCCTGCAGATTTCACTGCTACAGCATATTTGAAGGGAGCCGAAAACAGGTTTAA
- a CDS encoding MotA/TolQ/ExbB proton channel family protein: MAETNKPTTSNASGEAQIKPASPLKAIFPLIAILVCFVIAEIAFWKGFGHPSNFKNGEKLDADYQAWVQATGGTDEETAPPQAQEQEPANTYGLIYKGGWVIPIGMTLALVLFTFSIERGITIARAGGKGNTDVFVKKVRNLLAKGNVDGAAQLCDKQRGSVGNIIKAGLRKYKEMEVADHMEKEQKKTAIQSEIEEATMLELPMLERNLPIIATTASLGTLVGLIGTVLGMIRAFSALGEGGAPNAAELSVGISEALINTALGISTSALSILAYNFFTTKIDGMTYAMDEAGYSIVQTFDVRN, encoded by the coding sequence ATGGCTGAAACTAACAAACCTACGACATCGAATGCCTCAGGCGAGGCTCAGATTAAACCCGCAAGCCCTTTAAAGGCAATCTTTCCGCTAATCGCGATTCTTGTTTGTTTTGTGATTGCAGAGATTGCTTTCTGGAAAGGTTTCGGACACCCCAGTAACTTCAAGAACGGAGAGAAACTGGATGCAGACTATCAGGCTTGGGTTCAGGCTACAGGCGGAACTGACGAAGAGACAGCTCCTCCCCAGGCTCAGGAACAAGAACCCGCAAACACTTATGGTCTGATTTACAAAGGTGGATGGGTAATTCCAATCGGTATGACACTTGCCCTGGTACTTTTTACTTTCTCGATTGAAAGAGGTATCACGATCGCTCGCGCCGGTGGAAAAGGAAACACCGATGTATTTGTGAAGAAAGTAAGAAACCTTCTTGCAAAAGGAAATGTAGATGGAGCTGCACAGCTTTGCGACAAACAGCGTGGATCTGTGGGTAACATTATCAAAGCCGGTCTTCGCAAGTACAAAGAAATGGAAGTCGCTGACCACATGGAAAAAGAGCAAAAGAAAACAGCTATTCAGTCTGAGATTGAAGAAGCTACGATGCTTGAGCTTCCTATGCTGGAAAGAAACCTTCCGATTATCGCTACCACAGCATCATTGGGTACACTTGTCGGTCTGATCGGTACCGTATTGGGTATGATCCGGGCGTTTAGTGCGCTGGGTGAAGGTGGTGCACCAAACGCGGCAGAACTTTCCGTAGGTATCTCTGAGGCGCTTATCAACACTGCGCTTGGTATCTCTACTTCTGCACTTTCTATTCTTGCGTACAACTTCTTTACTACCAAAATTGATGGCATGACCTATGCCATGGATGAAGCTGGTTACAGTATTGTTCAGACCTTCGACGTAAGAAACTAA
- a CDS encoding acyl transferase, with amino-acid sequence MAAFDPEFYISRLFSSQRDFAGLEAELWAFQYRHNPVIHAFCRELGTNKQVSVPIGFFKHFEMKTGEWTPETNFYSSGTTGQIPSQHPVKDLSLYEKNSLEGFFSFFPRQPYRILGLLPSYLERSGSSLVHMVKTWIAAFGLPGSGFYLHDFESLRIALKESEAAGERILLIGVAYALLDFAEEMGIQLPPDAIVIETGGMKGRKEEIIREELHARLKAGFGLPHIYSEYGMTELLSQAYTDHTGRFRPAPTMRVYVSDIHLNRLIEPAGISGRLHIVDLANVYSCAFIATDDIGRIYPDGTFEVLGRLDTAEMRGCSLMDTR; translated from the coding sequence ATGGCAGCATTTGATCCCGAATTCTATATTTCGCGGCTATTTTCCTCCCAAAGAGACTTCGCCGGACTTGAAGCCGAATTGTGGGCATTCCAGTACCGCCATAATCCGGTAATCCATGCTTTTTGCCGGGAACTTGGAACTAATAAACAGGTATCCGTACCCATTGGTTTTTTTAAACATTTTGAAATGAAAACCGGTGAATGGACACCGGAGACAAACTTCTATAGTAGCGGTACCACCGGACAAATTCCTTCTCAGCACCCGGTGAAAGACCTTTCTTTGTATGAAAAAAATTCTTTGGAAGGGTTTTTCTCTTTTTTCCCCCGGCAACCCTACCGTATCCTTGGGTTACTGCCATCTTACCTTGAAAGATCGGGATCTTCGCTGGTTCATATGGTTAAAACATGGATAGCGGCATTTGGTTTGCCCGGAAGTGGATTTTATTTGCATGATTTCGAATCTTTACGAATAGCCCTCAAAGAAAGCGAAGCTGCAGGGGAGCGGATACTCCTGATCGGAGTCGCTTACGCTTTGCTGGATTTCGCCGAAGAAATGGGGATTCAACTCCCGCCTGACGCGATTGTCATTGAAACCGGAGGCATGAAAGGTCGTAAGGAAGAAATTATCAGGGAGGAACTGCACGCTCGCCTGAAGGCTGGATTTGGACTGCCACATATTTACTCAGAATACGGAATGACAGAGCTCCTGAGCCAGGCTTACACAGACCATACCGGAAGGTTTCGCCCGGCACCTACGATGCGGGTGTATGTCTCGGATATCCATCTCAACCGACTGATCGAGCCTGCGGGCATTTCGGGGCGGTTGCATATCGTCGATCTGGCCAATGTTTATTCATGTGCTTTTATCGCGACAGATGATATTGGCCGGATATATCCCGACGGGACATTTGAAGTGCTCGGAAGATTGGATACAGCAGAAATGCGGGGCTGTAGCCTGATGGACACCCGGTGA
- a CDS encoding biopolymer transporter ExbD: MSAKKPKKHPPSIDMTAMVDVAFLLLTFFILTTTHFREDSKVEVDMPGSVSDLPVPETELCIISLDPEGRVFVGFSDPLTREEVLRRYLSEKEVTISKEGASYFSTLQEFGVPQRELQKWLDSKGDDLKEYPHTGIPAAVTDSATMTGNELKDWIRWGRLADQRMRFAIKGDQDAGYDAVSNVISSLQEWNVNQFSLITSLEEGGTVEVE, encoded by the coding sequence ATGTCAGCAAAAAAGCCTAAAAAACACCCACCGTCAATTGACATGACGGCAATGGTGGACGTGGCATTCCTGTTGCTTACTTTCTTCATTCTGACAACTACTCACTTCCGTGAGGATTCAAAGGTTGAGGTTGACATGCCTGGTTCAGTATCGGATCTTCCGGTACCAGAGACAGAGCTTTGTATTATCTCACTGGATCCAGAGGGCAGAGTATTTGTTGGATTTTCGGATCCTCTGACGCGCGAAGAAGTGCTGAGGCGGTATCTTTCCGAAAAAGAGGTAACCATTTCCAAAGAAGGAGCCAGCTATTTTTCTACTCTGCAGGAATTTGGTGTTCCGCAAAGAGAATTACAAAAATGGCTCGATTCTAAAGGAGATGATCTGAAGGAATATCCACACACTGGAATCCCTGCTGCGGTAACTGATTCTGCTACCATGACAGGTAATGAACTGAAGGATTGGATTCGTTGGGGACGTCTTGCCGACCAGCGCATGCGCTTCGCTATCAAAGGCGACCAGGATGCCGGTTATGATGCCGTCTCAAATGTGATCAGTTCTCTTCAGGAATGGAACGTGAATCAGTTCAGCCTCATTACTTCTCTTGAAGAGGGAGGTACGGTTGAAGTGGAATAA
- a CDS encoding response regulator: MKKFRCLVFIDDDYPTNYYHKIIAREAEIAEDLVFFQSATEALDYLISVNDNDGASPEVIFLDINMPGMNGWEFIKAYEKKVSSQSSKIWMLSTSINPADKALADINERISGFLNKPLTVEIFNELREEYL; encoded by the coding sequence ATGAAAAAATTCAGATGTCTGGTATTCATAGATGATGATTACCCTACGAACTACTATCATAAGATCATCGCCCGGGAAGCTGAAATTGCAGAAGACCTTGTGTTTTTTCAAAGTGCTACAGAGGCGCTCGACTATTTGATTTCTGTCAATGATAATGATGGGGCGTCGCCGGAAGTTATCTTTCTGGATATCAATATGCCCGGTATGAACGGATGGGAATTTATCAAAGCTTACGAGAAAAAAGTCAGCAGCCAATCGTCCAAAATATGGATGTTGTCAACGTCTATCAATCCCGCAGACAAAGCGCTTGCCGATATCAATGAACGTATCAGCGGGTTTTTAAACAAGCCGCTTACCGTTGAGATTTTTAATGAATTGAGAGAAGAATATCTCTGA